From Bombina bombina isolate aBomBom1 chromosome 1, aBomBom1.pri, whole genome shotgun sequence:
agggtaatctgtaataataaaactcatcttcatgatcaaaaattatttcctttgacttatttttctatattattttctatgaggtaaccatgccattcaaagtgtgcaatctcaggggattgtatgtattgataatgtatctttattttaaggattatattatatctggatttgtctctttgaaatgagcatctgatatatttcttaaagggatagcctattcaaaataaaactcatgaattagagcatgcagtatttatatacttaaatatgtaatcctataatctatttaacttcattatcatctgtaatttactaaaacaggaatgttagcttaggaatctacccattttgaatctgcacatggggagcgcttgatgattgttgtctaaatgtaggcaacaatcagcaagtgcaccacaggtgatgaacattaaatggaatggctcctaaacttaaatacatgattgaaataagaaacataaaaaaattaaattgattatgagtacatatgtaagttgattggaattgaatgatttatctggttcattaatgttttattgtgaacacactcttcctttttttttttttaaagtgacataaattccattattttgctaaaacatatatatttacaagcaaatctaatatatttatattctttatattgcttaatattcttagtatcctttgattatagttttatttaggtaagatcaggagcagcatagaacctatgttggagctgtttattgttgccaacatacagtatatatcctgtctgtcattggttcacccatgtactcatttttattaaccaggagtgcatagctgctctttaaataattataccaagagaacaaagtaatatttggaatataattaaaattatattttagataattatgttatacataaatcataagatgaatgcattgattagtacatagctggaaataaagaaacattcaccatgactatatttgagtaaagtacacatttatttagggaaaatgtggtaaatatagggatgaggagagagggaggggagtggtattccatttctgagaatcttcaatctgtaaaacattaaaagaaacaaatgtgtattattaaaaaacataatcataaataactaaaaggtctcattacaatactataaaaatacctgaaaagaaatcttgaatagttgcagatctctccaaatgggcattgaggggttggggatgattaattacatcatgctcaaagatttcacctgggggctgtggtgttggaagtaagtcgttcaacatcccatgctcctgtgccatgttgtgtagacagcaacatgccactatgattTTTATAGGTTTTTCCGGACTGAATTGGAGATCCCccctgatctgtccaggcagcgaaagcgcatttttagaacaccaaacagtcgttctattatagcacgtgttcggatatgtgcttcattatatctgaattaaaagaacaagaaatatgattataatatataatgtgaagacaaatcaaatactaatgagctaactacattcctggtttgatcttataaatctttaaacctttttatatatataaatatatttatattcaagcagagagatttataaatgcttcactgataatagatgatttgtattttgactgtccctttaaaggcactcagtacaacattgttatgtctgtgatagtgatatatacacacacacacgagataatcaagcaacacatgtatgtgcacaaacacagatatatagcttaataaaggggcaggagccccgaaacgttgctcaataaaggtgctgttgctccatatagagtgctacctgtgtgttctatttcattaaatttactgggactttggaaaaggaggtcctccaggtttgcacctacattcacccaagagtgatttaaagggacattcctatgaagtgtgtactggtcctacttttatacagattatagtgagcattttgcaagacacaatcaatatttctgacacacaagagcagaaaataaatatatattttaccttaattcagcaggcccaacaacctggttctctttcaatggtgtccaaatccattttttaagaggatatgcagaatcggctgaaatatgaatgcatagatatacactatatatatatatatagatatatatagatatataaacacacatctttcaataaagcaatgtatgacataaaataatgttatgcatatgtcttactatgacatagttaatatatatcttttaaatgattaacaatttatttatttaatcaatttcccccccttagacacatacataaaggattataaagcaatgaaacaataaaatgtcaaaatattgaacacatgaaggcatcataatatatacataaacacttaccgaggagatgtccttcaggcatttgatttgtctcaaacaatctccacacaccagaattcctgaggatgtaggcatcatggctacttcctgggaaccctgccacgACATTTAATATACGCATGTTTGCATCACgtataatctgcacatttaaggagtggaagtgtttccgatttctaaatattatctccctgcgcacagggggtcttagggcaatatgagtgcagtcaatggcccccaaggacattgggtatgccacctaaaagaaaaaagtccctcttaacatcacgccaacctctgggtgatgtggggaaaaaaataaattttctgcaattatcataaagtccatcaataacttttgaaagatgcttagaaagagtggacttatgcacccccgttacaatgccccctgtcacctgaaaggatccagaagccaaaaaatgaagtgcccctagtagtttggtcattccagggacagccctgcttgaatagccctggctttccagcctgtcttgcaacagggcatataactgatatattttctccctgttgagcctgaaactttcaaacacctgctgctcattcagggtttctatatccagcctcactctggggatgtcaggcctacgctgtctaacttcagcattgtcagcttctctctcaccctgcattttgaaatatctgttctgaggttaggctaggtgtggtgttttttttatagctgtgtgttgcttgttaacatatgtgaaactggtgattgcaataaataacatgggggggagggcttatcttcatctcatctaatccttaatttaatgaacagtttgaaagtatattcttactcatgacttttattttttatatgaactataatttcaacatatatgtagttacatatcggaaattcaaagacactgaatgttattatatttttctatttaaatatatcagcctttatcataacagttaaaagtaattattaaattatatgatttatataggtcaaatatatatatacaattatcatacatatatacatgtaggagaagattattattagataaaattatatttctatatgtattgagattatatatagcatccctgggcaaaggtttcattttgaattggtagatattttatttatttataaaatattttaccaggaaggatacattgagatttctctcgttttcaagtacgtctgggtacacaaaacattgcattgacacaataggtacaataaaataaaaaacaataataatacacaatatattcacaaaaatttaacatagaaccggtaggaaatatataatcaacaatgacaggtgcattctgttttgagatatgtagagagggatctcttaaaggatattaggcatggggacggtttgaaagtgtgcgggaggtcgttccataattgtggtgcttgcatatatttttatatgcacatacatattgaaatttctatgacaacatgggtgcaaataattcctatacataggacaaataaatgtagcatatacaggactgcagaattattaggcaagttgtatttttgaggattaattttattattgaacaacaaccatgttctcaatgaacccaaaaaactcattaatatcaaagctgaatagttttggaagtagtttttagtttgttttttagttatagctattttagggggatatctgtgtgtgcaggtgactattactgtgcataattattaggcaacttaacaaaaaacaaatatatacccatttcaattatttatttttaccagtgaaaccaatataacatctcaacattcacaaatatacatttctgacattcaaaaacaaaacaaaaacaaatcagtgaccaatatagccacctttctttgcaaggacactcaaaagcctgccatccatggattctgtcagtgttttgatctgttcaccatcaacattgcgtgcagcagcaaccacagcctcccagacactgttcagagaggtgtactgttttccctccttgtaaatctcacatttgatgatggaccacaggttctcaatggggttcagatcaggtgaacaaggaggccatgtcattagattttcttcttttataccctttcttgccagccacgctgtggagtacttggacgcatgtgatggagcattgtcctgcatgaaaatcatgtttttcttgaaggatgcagacttcttcctgtaacactgcttgaagaaggtgtcttccagaaactggcagtaggactgggagttgagcttgactccatcctcaacccgaaaaagccccacaagcttatctttgatgataccagcccaaaccagtactccacctccaccttgctggcgtctgagtcggactggagctctctgccctttaccaatccagccacgggcccatccatctggcccatcaagactcactctcatttcatcagtccataaaaccttagaaaaatcagtcttgagatatttcttggcccagtcttgacgtttcagcttgtgtgtcttgttcagtggtggtcgtctttcagcctttcttaccttggccatttctctgagtattgcacaccttgtgcttttgggcactccagtgatgttgcagctctgaaatatggcccaaactggtggcaagtggcatcttggcagctgtacgcttgacttttctcagttcatgggcagttattttgcgccttggtttttccacacgcttcttgcgaccctgttgactattttgaatgaaacgcttgattgttcgatgatcacgcttcagaagctttgcaattttaagagtgctgcatccctctgcaagatatctcactattttttacttttctgagcctgtcaagtccttcttttgacccattttgccaaaggaaaggaagttgcctaataattatgcacacctgatatagggtgttgatgtcattagaccacaccccttctcattacagagatgcacatcacctaatatgcttaattggtagtaggctttcgagactatacagcttggagtaagacaacatgcataaagaggatgatgtggtcaaaatactcatttgcctaataattctgcacacagtgtataatgttatttgtacattgaaacactcataatttttttgtgatttgcaatttcaataagaaacaggcctcaaaaagctattttttcctcctttacacctagttgagctgggggtaatatttctcaatgtatcgacagcctccgacagtgtattaacggtttgcgctttcattggaaacctggtataatttagcgattaacggcttctattactttctatgggacgcgaagattttttcggcagccggagtccagctgccgatattgaggtataacgcgccattggaaacagtcgttaaacgatattgcttttgacagcatatttaacagtttgcgagtgcacgcaaactgaattacaactcaatggaagcgaggcctatgttgGCTAGCTACCATGATGAGTCAAGTATATGGTGCCTTTCTTTATATTAAGCCCTTTATGGAGATAGTATATGTTTGTCATATCTAGTGTATGAAAGAGAACATTATGATACTGCTCCCTTTGCTTAGGTGGTTTTGATGGTGAGAGGTTTATAATTCAATCCCTCGACCGAGACGGGTGGTCTGACCTTATCTGTACCCACCACagattctttattatttatttatttctgggtcgtttttttttttacctattctaTACCAATTGCTCCATGATTTTTATATTAACCTGTATGATAGGCGGTTACTATATTAAAATAAGATTAGAGACAACTAGACCTTTTCCATGGGCCCATATGGCAGAGCTGTGCTGCACaggaaaatttatttatttatatatatatatatatatatatatatatatatatatatatatatatatatataaatttatatatatatacagtatatatccttaATATACACCATATTCTGATTCTTAATTAACAATATATGGGCTTAATATACACCATATTCTGATTCCTAAATTACAACATTATTCCGGGGTGGTTTATTTGTATAGTTCCCCTGCATTCTAGATATCTTCAGTGGTACTACTCTATTGTATACTGTATTACCCTAATACCCCATGAACCTATGAATAGCtgcttttttcaaattaatttgttGGGGCTAACGTATTACTTATGGTACAAATTaacattagttctagccccaggtATGTAACTAGGGATTTTCTGTCATGCGTTAGATATCATATAAGACCGGCCGGTGGGTGGAGCCAACAGGTAGCAGTACAGGTGGCTGCCTGAAAACTTCATCTCTCCCTATCAGGGATTTAAGTACTATTCTCCGGCATACTGAAGGCTACCGGTGTCTGAGCCCCTCGACCCAGGCTGGTACACGATCTGCGGATCTCAGAGTGGAAGTCTTAACTAGGCATTATTATGCTAAAGTGATATGGCACCTTGATCAGGTCACCCCGACGCATCTAGGCATTATGGCTCACAGTTGCCTCCCATAATTGACTATACCTGTGTAACGCTAAGTTGCAGTGCTTGCTGTGAGAGGCGATCAACCTGTATATCACATTACATCTCACCTGTGAAGCCGAGATCGGAGAACGCCGGACGCTGAGACCCAGCTACAGGGCCCAGCGCCAAAACTTTGTGCTGCTATCCGGGGTAGAATTGGGATACACACCCCGCCAAGAAAGGAATAACCCGGCCGATACCGGTTAGCTTATGCCGCCTGGCGAAAGCAACAGTTTCAGCTTACAAAAGTCCCACTTCTGATGGAACGTTGTCTGGCCGTGTATCTTTAACTGTATCTGTGAAGAGTGTTGGCGCCCTTCGATGCCACAGAGAGATGCAGATAAACGGAGATCTGTGAGCGTCGGCGGCAGTTCCGCAGACGGCTGGAGCTGCTAGAGCGACCTGGTTGGAGGTTGTCCGAGAATCAGAGGTTCCCTTGCTTACCTGCTGTAGTGGATAATCTAGTACAATACAGTGCTGAGAAGACCCCGCACGCCTACAACTACACTATCTGCTGGGAAGAACCTGCGGAGTAGATCAGCAACTAGAGAGCGAGAACCGGCTCTCCCGCAGGTACTTTCTTTTCCCGAATCAACAGGCGGCAGTAAAGAGAAAGAGTCGGAGGTATCTTGCCGTTGGTAGTGTGTTTGGGCGAGTAGAGGCTTTTACCAGGCCCTCCTGTGATGGAGTGACCTGTCTGGCGGTTGTCCGAGAATCAGAGGCTCCTTTGCTTACCTGCTGTAGTGGATAACCTAGTGCAGTACAGTGTTGAGAAGACCCTGTACACCAACGGCTATACTGTCTGCCAGGAAGAACCGGCGGAGTAGAACAGCAACGAGAGAGTGAGAATCGGCTCTCCTGCAGGTACTTTCTTTTGTGAATCAATAGACGGCAGTAAAGAGCCGGGGGTATCTCGCCGTTGGTGGCATATTTGGCCAAGTAAAGTCATACAACCAGCCCCTTTGTGATACTCAGGTTATAGAGCTTCCTACTTACATTTGCATATAGATTTATGCCAAAAAAGACTAAACACTGGAGCTAAGCTAAgtgtcaactttttttttctggCTCCGCTTGGCGATTCATACTGAGTACAGCCCTGTACAGGTCAGGACCGACCTATAAATTTGGACTTTTGAACTGTTGAGTCTTGTTGTTTGGTCTGGCCAATCCGGTGAACTGTTTAAGTTAACATTTGGATTCTATTCTTAACCGCAGACATACAAGCGGCTGATCTATAGTTTCTCCTTAAGCCTGTTTAAGTAAcatcaatattaaatatattaagatGCTTATATGTTCACATATTTACAGGCTTTACAGGTTTGTGGTTAATTTGGAGGGGTGAATACTGGGTAACTTGCTAGAGAATCTGCCATTTACAGGCTTACGTCTAAGTAGAGAGGTGTGAATACTTTGTAAGTACTGTGTAACTAGTTAAAGAAGTAGCCATATAGTACTTTTAATAACCATAGTACTCTGATTGTCTTATCTGAAAGTGGCTCCTTTTTCTGCTGATTTGGGGCAATAAGGATTATTGTTACGTAGAATATAGACAGGAGCTaggctcttttctcttttttttttttttttttttttttttttctgtttttgtttgcttGCACGATTGtaacagggttttttttgtttttttttgcactgcacTCTTCACGTCACacgatttatatataatttgctcACAGCAACTACTAAAGGAAATTGTTATTTTAGAAGGGAGAGAAGGTTAGACACTAGGAAAGGTGAAGGTAggaagagggagaggggaaaagagaaggggaaataagaaggggaataaaaaaaaataataaaaaaataaagaaaagaaaaagtaataaACACATCGGCACGACACACGTTATATATCCATTTTTTTCACAGAACCCAGTCAAGATACTTTGTTAATAAtaaaggaagggaaagaagaaagaaaacatctcacacactgacacatagttTTTAATTTACACGAAAGATAAGGGACAAGGGAAATTGgcctatatacacagatcacataTCACACATTGACACAGGTGAATGGACAGATTTATATCACAAAAAAGCTCCTCCCCAAATATGCCTCCCAGAAGAGacaaaaaaattagtttaaaacCAGCGCAACCCAACTTAGATATGTCACAAGAACGCAGACTGTCGGGTATCGGCAGCTGCGACTTAGCTGAGCTGGGGGCAGAAATAGCTAAGATATTCACCCCCCACTTAGATGTGGTTAAAAAAGAGATCAAATCTGAAATTGCCAATCTATCTTCTGAAATCCGACAATTCAACAGTAGAATGGAGGAGGTGGAAACCAGGGTGTCTGGATCAGAGGACAGAGTTAATTGCATCTTGCCTATCTCTGGTAAACAAGATAGGGCCATCGCGTCACTGCAGGCAAGGATTGAAGACCTAGAGGATAGGTCAAGGCGCAATAACCTGAGGGTTGTTGGCCTTCCAGAATCGGTGAGACCGCAGGACCTGATGGCTTTTGTTACTGTCACTCTTCCGCAGGCACTCCTGATACCTCCCCCTCCAATTCCTTTTCAGATAGAGAGAGTCCATCGAATTGGTTTCTTGAGAGAAAGTGGTAACACCGAAGCTAAACCTAGaacaattatatttaaatttgttaATTACCAAGACAAACTCCTATATCTAAAGTATTATAGAAAACTTGACTCCCTATGTATTGATTCgcgtaaaattttaatttttcaagacttctcagccGAGACAGTAGCAAAAAGAAAggaaatgtccccattttttgcAAAATTTATGAAGGCAGATTTTAATGTTAGGTTAATCTACCCTGCAAAACTCATCTTAACAAAGGAAGGAAAATCTTATACCGCAAACAATACAGATGAAGCAACCTCTTTATGTAACGATTTAGCAATAATTTGAATAGGGGTTGAATCACTTTTTGTTAACATGTTTTAATTGTATCAAGGATGGAtaatgttgttatattttgtgtgATGCTACTATACTGGTGCAATAGGATGTATTGCAGAAGttctaattttatgtttttttttttttgttttttttttttctctccttccccttTTGCGGCCTCTGTCTCCATCCCCCCCTCACATTCTTGTTTCTATCcgcctccttttctttttttttgtgtctgtACTTAGTACCGATGCAACATCTCTTTGGGGCGGGTGCCTTTTTTATGTTTTACAAGTAAGAAATGTCTCTCCCTCTTAAAATTGTGtcgtggaatgtgggtggcataaaTTCCCCGATAAAAAGGAAATCGGTAATTAAGCAATTGTCTAGGGAGAAACCAGACATAGCTTTCCTACAGGAAATCCATTTAAAAGACACCGAAATTCCTAAATTACAGAcgaaatgggtaggggaagtagtaGCAGCTCCCTATAACTCACGTAAAAGAGGTGTGGCGATATTATTTAATAAAGCTCTGGAATATAAAATTCTGACCTCAGTTTTAGATATAGAAGGGCAGTTCCAAATTTTAGAAATACTTTATAATGAAAGGCGGCTCATTCTTTGTAACATCTATGGCCCGAATAAAGTAGACAAGGAATTTTGGGATGACATGACATTACGCCTACATAAATTTATTGGTCAGGACATTATAATCGCTGGCGATCTTAATTTAATAGGTGATCCGCTATTGGatagacagacaaaaaaaaaaaatattttaaactagacAGAAAAACGCGTATTCTGCAGAAATTCAAAACCCAGTTAGGTCTGACCGATATTTGGAGAGCGCAAAACCCAGATGTTAGATCATATACCTGTATGTCTAAAGGGCACCAGGCCCTGTCTAGGATCGATTTATTTCTGATATCAGACTCTTTGGTGGGATTGGAGTGGAGAGCAGAGGTGGGAGAGATAgcaatttcagatcatgctatcATCACATTAACAGCTAAGGTACCCAATAAACGAGCCATGTCTAACCAATCTCTCTTTTTTCCTAAATACCTGGTGAATGATATAGACTTCCAAAACTGGTTGTGTAACCAATGGAAGGAATATGTAAATTTCAATAGCGCATATGTAGAGAAAccagagatattctgggaagcGGCCAAAGTGGTTTTGAACGGGAAAATCAAGGCCTATATGTGTCAACGTAAAAGGAAAACTAGGGCCCGTGAAACACAAGTGACCAACCAGGTCAAGAATAGTTATAGAACATATTTGGCGAACAGCACAAACTATAATTGGAGTAAATATATAAAAGCTAAGGAAAACAGAGATGCTTTTCTAAAACAGAATTCCATCCAGGAAATTCACAGACAAAAAGCCCTATACGGGGGGTTTGGGGGTACATCTGCTAAATTTCTGGCTAGAATTACAAAAAGGATAAATAAAAATACGATAACGGCAATCAATAAAGGCACCACAAGAGTTACAAATAATAGAGATATCAGTAAAATTTTTCTAGATTATTTTAAAGAGTTATATAAATCAGAAGATTGTACCA
This genomic window contains:
- the LOC128638907 gene encoding putative nuclease HARBI1, producing the protein MSLGAIDCTHIALRPPVRREIIFRNRKHFHSLNVQIIRDANMRILNVVAGFPGSSHDAYILRNSGVWRLFETNQMPEGHLLADSAYPLKKWIWTPLKENQVVGPAELRYNEAHIRTRAIIERLFGVLKMRFRCLDRSGGISNSVRKNL